In the genome of Candidatus Zixiibacteriota bacterium, one region contains:
- a CDS encoding sigma-70 family RNA polymerase sigma factor — MSLSMNVKNEKFWQLLKPVHPQAEAFCRKLAGNRDDGDDLYQDALLKALESFDSLKDARAFKAWLYRILINIYKNRRRRQRLVEFVQLKFLTADDRRTDDPSLRYVLNRQLEHALGVLSPEDRALVLMFELEGFSIGELTEITGRPGGTIKARLSRARGKMRRFLQKKLKLDEKTATENEVRYALQRSKTVDE, encoded by the coding sequence TTGTCTTTATCTATGAATGTGAAAAACGAAAAGTTCTGGCAGCTTCTGAAACCGGTTCATCCGCAGGCTGAAGCGTTCTGCCGTAAACTCGCGGGCAACCGCGATGACGGTGATGATCTCTACCAGGATGCGCTTTTAAAAGCTCTCGAGAGTTTTGACAGCCTGAAGGATGCAAGAGCCTTCAAAGCATGGCTGTACCGGATTCTGATCAACATCTATAAGAATCGCCGGCGCCGGCAGAGACTGGTCGAGTTCGTGCAGTTGAAGTTTTTAACTGCTGACGATCGAAGAACCGATGATCCGTCTTTACGGTATGTGCTCAACCGTCAGCTCGAGCACGCCCTGGGAGTTCTTTCGCCGGAGGATCGTGCCCTGGTGCTGATGTTCGAACTGGAAGGTTTCAGTATTGGCGAGCTGACCGAGATAACCGGCCGACCCGGGGGTACGATCAAGGCCAGGTTGTCCCGCGCTCGTGGAAAGATGCGCAGGTTTTTGCAAAAGAAGCTAAAGCTGGACGAAAAGACAGCAACTGAAAATGAGGTGCGCTATGCGTTGCAGAGAAGTAAAACAGTGGATGAATGA